The genomic window GAGCAATCCGGAATAAAAAGCGATCGTCTTTAATAATTAAAGGCTGACGGATCCGGCTAATAAATCCCACAAAGGGATTCGTATCTTTCCATAAATCTGCCACTTCCATGTTCAGGGTTTTATCGGCAGTGGGTTGGGCTTCGGTATGGAGTTCTGCGCCAATGCGATCGGCAGCTTCAGTGGTCATCACATCTCGCATGACCCGATACACCACCACGGTCAAATCCCGGGCATCAAAGATATCATTTAGGTTCGCTTCCAGCATCACCTTTTCCAGAAATCCCACATTCTCAGTCGCAATGGGAACCCGGGGACGCCCAAACCCATCAGCGGGAGAATGAGACTCCATTTTTTTAAGAGTTTGGCGACCTTTCTCGGTTAACGTGGCTTGTTCCAAAATAATAGGAGAGGCGGAATTGCCCTCCTCTGAATTGCCACTAACCTGAGCCTTAATATAGGCTTTTTCATTCAAGTAGTCTAAATTGTCGAGCAATTCTTTCTGGGTGACTTCTTGCTCAGAAAAATCCATCAGGTTCAAGTTGACTTGAGCATCTGCCTGATTTTGGCTGCTTTCCTTAATTTTTTTCAAAACGATGTAAGCTACATCATCACGGAGTCCGATTGTCATAAAATTCTCCAAAGTTTTTTACCGGCAATCCCTAGGTGCGATCGCCCTGGTAATTCCCCTGATTTAAAAAGGTTAACTTTACTGCAAAATCCCCCCGGTCAGGTAAAATTCTGCCGCTCCCGCTAACCCCTCATTTTCAGAGAGAATCGGATTAAGTTTATTAAAAACTCATCCCCGGGCAATGAACCAAGGATTGCTGACATTTATTTAGTCTTTCCCTACCCTATCGTTGGGGCTAGAAAAAATCCTCTGCCTGTAGGATGACAACCCTTTCAGCCTACAGAAGGAAATTAGGGAACCTGGGATTTTTATTGGCCTCGGTTAAAATCCCTGGAATTTAAGAGGAAATCCCTTTTAAAATCATTAGAATTATTCAAAATCCCCCCGATTTAACCCGGTTACTCGGAATAACAGGGCATCCTATGACTTTTGCCATTTCATAGAGATACCCTATTCCCCCGTGAGTTCGGCGGAGGGTTTACGATGAATTCAAGGAGGTCCAACCCGGTGATCCCGATCATCGTTGCAACAGGAACTGCTCGCCGTAACTTAATAAATCCTCCAGGGTTTGGAGACGATTTTCCCAAGTTTCAATCTGATAGGGTTTTTGCAAAGAATAGAGATTCATCCAACCCCGAAACTGGCCGCGAAATTCCCTC from Laspinema palackyanum D2c includes these protein-coding regions:
- a CDS encoding DUF2267 domain-containing protein, producing the protein MTIGLRDDVAYIVLKKIKESSQNQADAQVNLNLMDFSEQEVTQKELLDNLDYLNEKAYIKAQVSGNSEEGNSASPIILEQATLTEKGRQTLKKMESHSPADGFGRPRVPIATENVGFLEKVMLEANLNDIFDARDLTVVVYRVMRDVMTTEAADRIGAELHTEAQPTADKTLNMEVADLWKDTNPFVGFISRIRQPLIIKDDRFLFRIAQEGSMPEFTDAERVVKAVFAATKEQLSSERIAEIAQWLPGKVKELWNQA